One genomic region from Methanoculleus thermophilus encodes:
- a CDS encoding transposase: MDPLALIEDYLSDQENGMKTLITWFLNQVMLQEALQQAGAAQYERTDARKAHRNGYKDRSLKTRYGETILRKPQFQEFPFETQVFGRYARVEKALVNA, translated from the coding sequence ATGGATCCCTTAGCGTTAATCGAAGATTATCTTTCCGATCAGGAGAACGGCATGAAGACGCTCATCACCTGGTTCCTCAACCAGGTGATGCTCCAGGAAGCTCTCCAGCAGGCAGGAGCCGCCCAGTACGAACGCACCGATGCGCGGAAAGCGCATCGAAACGGTTACAAGGACCGATCCCTCAAGACCCGATACGGGGAGACGATCCTCCGGAAACCGCAGTTTCAGGAGTTCCCGTTCGAGACACAGGTCTTTGGACGGTATGCCCGGGTGGAGAAGGCTCTGGTGAATGCAA
- a CDS encoding DUF58 domain-containing protein yields MDRKAALTSQEIRGFRPYHSGDDPRQVDWKITAKRGTLYVREPTGLEGGVSLISVDLPARTGDPEIFARFMMAISSAVEGAIAARNDCSLLVVAGPEIVRFISRIQDIREALAAFSGLLPFEPRTYLYRAPGPAALAARVRHPGAGADPCDREYHARLRDILSAFAVEKPMPFTVAIRGALSQAGAAEVRIFSLLQPGDKSHLIQFIHEAKVRGMRVVLQAPAGAGTIMGVDAVEVL; encoded by the coding sequence GTGGACAGGAAGGCTGCGCTTACCAGCCAAGAGATTCGCGGGTTCCGGCCCTACCATTCGGGTGACGACCCCCGGCAGGTAGACTGGAAGATCACGGCGAAGCGCGGCACCCTGTATGTCCGTGAGCCGACAGGACTCGAGGGCGGTGTGTCCCTCATCTCTGTCGACCTCCCGGCGCGGACGGGCGACCCTGAGATCTTTGCCCGGTTCATGATGGCGATCTCGAGCGCCGTCGAGGGTGCGATCGCCGCCCGCAATGACTGTTCGCTCCTGGTCGTCGCGGGTCCTGAGATCGTCAGGTTCATCTCCCGGATCCAGGATATCCGGGAGGCTCTCGCGGCCTTCAGTGGGCTTCTCCCGTTCGAACCCCGCACCTACCTCTACCGGGCGCCTGGGCCAGCTGCTCTCGCTGCCCGGGTGCGTCATCCCGGCGCAGGGGCAGATCCTTGTGATCGGGAGTATCATGCGAGGCTCCGCGACATCCTCTCGGCGTTTGCGGTGGAGAAACCTATGCCCTTCACGGTGGCAATACGGGGAGCCCTCTCCCAGGCGGGCGCTGCTGAGGTCCGGATCTTCTCACTCCTCCAACCAGGCGATAAAAGTCACCTTATCCAGTTCATCCACGAGGCGAAGGTCCGGGGGATGCGGGTCGTCCTCCAGGCACCCGCCGGCGCCGGGACGATCATGGGGGTCGATGCCGTGGAGGTGTTATGA